The proteins below are encoded in one region of Candidatus Planktophila lacus:
- the rplW gene encoding 50S ribosomal protein L23, which yields MKDHRDVLLAPVVSEKSYGLLDENKYTFIVAPDANKTEIKIAVEKVFGVKVISVNTMNRIGKNKRTRFGDGKRKDTKRAIVHVAAGDRIDIFGGPVS from the coding sequence ATGAAAGATCACCGCGACGTCTTGCTAGCGCCAGTAGTTTCTGAAAAGAGCTACGGATTGCTAGATGAGAACAAGTACACATTCATTGTTGCTCCAGATGCCAACAAGACTGAGATCAAGATCGCAGTCGAGAAGGTTTTCGGAGTCAAGGTCATAAGTGTTAACACTATGAACCGCATCGGAAAGAACAAGCGCACACGTTTTGGTGATGGAAAGCGCAAAGACACAAAGCGAGCAATCGTTCATGTGGCCGCTGGCGACCGTATCGACATCTTCGGAGGTCCCGTTTCCTAA
- the rplD gene encoding 50S ribosomal protein L4 translates to MALTVEVKNAEGKKVGSVDLPSDIFDAQTNIPLIHQVVTAQLAAARQGTQKAKNRGETSGSGKKPFKQKGTGRARQGSIRAPLQRGGGAAHAVRPRSYFQRTPKKMIAQALRGVLSDRQRNERIHVIDSVTAAPSTKAALAAVRQFSTRKNLLVVVSRNEDAAWRSLRNADDLHLLVPDQLNAYDILKSDDVVFSEAAINDFLKAKSTAKAAGKSVKSVARESEVTA, encoded by the coding sequence ATGGCGCTTACCGTTGAAGTAAAGAACGCAGAAGGAAAGAAAGTTGGAAGCGTTGATCTTCCATCTGACATCTTTGATGCGCAGACAAATATTCCTTTGATCCACCAAGTCGTGACAGCGCAACTTGCTGCTGCACGTCAAGGAACTCAAAAGGCTAAGAACCGTGGTGAAACTTCTGGTTCAGGTAAGAAGCCGTTTAAGCAGAAGGGAACCGGCCGCGCTCGTCAGGGTTCGATCCGCGCTCCTTTGCAACGCGGTGGTGGTGCAGCACATGCTGTTCGTCCACGTTCTTACTTCCAGCGCACACCAAAGAAGATGATCGCACAAGCACTTCGCGGCGTCCTCTCTGATCGTCAGCGCAACGAACGTATCCACGTTATCGACTCTGTAACAGCAGCTCCTTCAACAAAGGCAGCGCTTGCAGCAGTTCGTCAGTTCTCAACACGCAAGAACCTTTTGGTTGTTGTCTCACGTAACGAAGACGCTGCATGGCGTTCACTTCGCAACGCTGATGATCTACACCTTCTAGTTCCTGATCAGCTAAATGCATACGACATCTTGAAGAGCGATGACGTTGTCTTCTCAGAAGCAGCGATCAACGATTTCCTTAAGGCAAAGAGCACAGCAAAGGCAGCCGGTAAGTCTGTTAAATCTGTTGCACGTGAAAGCGAGGTAACAGCATGA
- the rplC gene encoding 50S ribosomal protein L3: protein MTYTTQSAGSSIKGVLGKKLGMTQVFDANNKMIPVTVVSVESCVVTQIRTPEKDGYSAVQLAYGAIDPKKISKPLTGHYAKAGVTPRRSVAELRTLSAAEYTVGQEIGATTFAAGDIVDATGTSTGKGTAGVMKRHGFGGLGSSHGVDRKHRMPGSIGACSTPGRVFKGMRMMGRMGAEKVTTQNLLVQSVDAENNLLLIKGSVPGPDGALVFIRSAAKKAIFETASGKVGA, encoded by the coding sequence ATGACATATACAACTCAATCTGCCGGCTCGTCCATTAAGGGCGTTCTCGGTAAGAAGCTCGGAATGACACAAGTTTTCGATGCCAACAACAAGATGATTCCTGTAACTGTAGTTTCAGTTGAATCATGTGTTGTTACGCAAATTCGCACACCTGAAAAGGATGGCTACTCAGCCGTGCAACTTGCTTACGGTGCAATCGATCCAAAGAAAATTTCAAAGCCGCTAACAGGCCACTATGCAAAGGCAGGCGTCACTCCTCGTCGCTCCGTTGCAGAACTGCGCACACTGTCAGCTGCTGAATACACAGTTGGCCAAGAAATCGGCGCAACTACTTTCGCTGCTGGTGACATCGTTGATGCAACCGGCACAAGCACAGGTAAAGGAACTGCTGGTGTTATGAAGCGCCACGGTTTCGGTGGTCTTGGTTCATCTCACGGTGTTGATCGTAAGCACCGCATGCCAGGTTCAATCGGTGCTTGCTCTACACCAGGTCGCGTTTTCAAGGGAATGCGCATGATGGGCCGTATGGGTGCAGAGAAAGTCACAACACAGAACTTGTTAGTTCAATCAGTTGATGCAGAAAATAACTTGCTACTCATCAAGGGTTCAGTACCAGGTCCTGATGGCGCATTGGTGTTCATCCGCTCTGCTGCAAAGAAAGCAATCTTTGAAACAGCATCAGGAAAGGTTGGTGCATAA
- the rpsJ gene encoding 30S ribosomal protein S10, translating into MAGQKIRIRLKAYDHEVIDSSAKKIVETVERTGATVAGPVPLPTEKNTYCVIRSPHKYKDSREHFEMRTHKRLIDIIDPTPKTVDSLMRLDLPAGVDIEIKL; encoded by the coding sequence ATGGCGGGACAAAAGATCCGCATTCGACTCAAGGCCTATGACCATGAGGTGATTGACTCTTCAGCGAAGAAAATCGTTGAAACAGTTGAGCGCACAGGTGCAACGGTCGCGGGTCCAGTGCCGCTACCAACAGAGAAGAACACGTATTGCGTGATTCGCTCTCCTCACAAATATAAGGACAGCCGCGAACACTTCGAGATGCGCACACATAAGCGCCTAATCGACATCATCGACCCAACACCTAAGACTGTTGATTCATTGATGCGTCTTGACTTGCCAGCTGGCGTCGACATCGAGATCAAGCTCTAA
- the tuf gene encoding elongation factor Tu encodes MAKAKFERTKPHVNIGTIGHIDHGKTTLTAAISKVLHDKFPDLNAATAFSDIDKAPEERQRGITISIAHIEYQTEKRHYAHVDCPGHADYIKNMITGAAQMDGAILVVAATDGPMPQTKEHVLLARQVGVPSIVVALNKSDMVDDEEILELVEMEVRELLSKYEFPGDDTPIVRISALKALEGDQKWADKLMELMDAVDAFIPQPAREIDKPFLMPVEDVFTITGRGTVITGRIERGVVKVNEEVEIVGIRTEAQKTTVTGVEMFRKLLDEGQAGENVGLLLRGLKREDVERGQVVCKPGSITPHTEFDASAYILSKDEGGRHTPFFNNYRPQFYFRTTDVTGVVTLPEGTEMVMPGDNTEMAVQLIQPIAMEEGLRFAIREGGRTVGAGRVTKIKK; translated from the coding sequence ATGGCAAAAGCCAAGTTCGAGCGCACTAAGCCGCACGTAAACATCGGCACCATTGGCCACATCGATCACGGTAAGACAACTCTTACTGCTGCGATCTCCAAGGTGCTTCATGACAAGTTCCCAGACCTTAACGCTGCAACAGCATTCTCTGATATCGATAAGGCGCCAGAAGAGCGTCAACGCGGTATCACGATCTCTATTGCACACATCGAATACCAGACTGAAAAGCGTCACTACGCACACGTTGACTGCCCAGGCCACGCTGACTACATCAAGAACATGATCACTGGTGCTGCACAGATGGACGGCGCAATCCTCGTAGTAGCTGCAACAGATGGTCCAATGCCACAGACTAAAGAGCACGTTCTTCTTGCTCGCCAAGTTGGCGTTCCATCAATCGTTGTTGCTCTTAACAAGTCAGATATGGTCGATGACGAAGAAATTCTTGAACTCGTTGAAATGGAAGTTCGCGAACTTCTATCTAAGTACGAGTTCCCAGGCGATGACACTCCAATCGTTCGCATCTCAGCACTTAAGGCACTTGAGGGTGACCAGAAGTGGGCAGATAAGTTGATGGAGCTCATGGATGCAGTAGATGCATTCATCCCACAGCCAGCACGCGAAATCGACAAGCCATTCCTTATGCCAGTTGAAGACGTTTTCACAATCACAGGTCGTGGAACAGTTATCACCGGTCGTATCGAGCGCGGCGTTGTAAAGGTCAACGAAGAAGTTGAAATCGTTGGTATCCGCACTGAAGCTCAGAAGACAACAGTTACAGGCGTTGAAATGTTCCGTAAGTTGCTCGACGAAGGTCAGGCTGGCGAGAACGTCGGTCTTCTTCTTCGTGGACTAAAGCGTGAAGATGTAGAGCGTGGTCAGGTTGTTTGCAAGCCTGGCTCAATCACACCTCACACAGAGTTCGATGCATCTGCATACATCCTTTCAAAGGATGAAGGCGGTCGTCACACTCCATTCTTTAACAACTACCGTCCACAGTTCTACTTCCGTACAACTGACGTAACTGGCGTAGTAACACTTCCAGAAGGCACCGAAATGGTTATGCCTGGCGATAACACTGAAATGGCTGTACAGCTAATTCAACCAATCGCTATGGAAGAAGGACTTCGCTTTGCGATCCGCGAAGGTGGCCGCACAGTAGGTGCAGGTCGCGTTACAAAGATCAAGAAGTAA